A region from the Sandaracinus amylolyticus genome encodes:
- a CDS encoding ATP-binding protein: MRDDEPPYRAIADSTYDWETWIDEHDRVRWVNPAVQRLTGYEPDECLAMPGFPLAIVHPDDRARAAEVLRSAREGRTGNDVELRIVRKDGSTRFVAISWQPLIVPADGARRGLRTSVRDIQERKIAEERLREAERQASRSAHERAELLATLSHELRSPLQCIAGFAELLAREPLDGERRRWLELVSVQSDTLLRLVEDLLEHASPGGPPVLRRMSFDLAALVEHEVDAMRPRVHDGVVLGAAIDERARGTFEGDPDQLRRVLANLLSNATRFTKRGRIDVRLAVDEDELVLEVRDTGVGMSDALLEHAREPFVQGAPGASSRSGVGLGLAIVDRLLDAMGGTLALESHEGQGTRAVVRFRLSRTSAAAQPGTPAVEHDPRVADVRVLVVDDSDPARELLGAMFRTLGVHVDTVEDGRSALERARSERYDLVVIDYHMPELDGLETARLVRAETHLASTRPVLALLTANVLAEPRHDPVGAGLDVVLVKPLRLDHARGLVRLAIDGADRARTVVAPPRRAGIDEIDREVVHDLASVRGADGTTLLVRTVARVRAHAADAIAKMRASEPRAGDAHALKGLVASIGARRAAERAGALETALREGLAREVIEARIDALERDLDRALTTLDAM, translated from the coding sequence ATGCGCGACGACGAGCCGCCCTACCGTGCGATCGCGGACTCGACGTACGACTGGGAGACGTGGATCGACGAGCACGATCGCGTGCGATGGGTGAACCCGGCGGTGCAGCGGCTCACCGGGTACGAGCCCGACGAGTGCCTCGCGATGCCCGGGTTCCCGCTCGCGATCGTGCATCCCGACGATCGCGCGCGCGCCGCGGAGGTGCTTCGCAGCGCACGCGAGGGGCGCACCGGCAACGACGTCGAGCTGCGCATCGTGCGGAAGGACGGCAGCACGCGCTTCGTCGCGATCTCGTGGCAGCCGCTGATCGTCCCGGCGGACGGTGCGCGCCGCGGGCTCCGGACGAGCGTGCGCGACATCCAGGAGCGAAAGATCGCGGAGGAGCGCTTGCGCGAAGCGGAGCGGCAGGCCTCGCGATCCGCACACGAGCGCGCGGAGCTGCTCGCGACGCTGAGCCACGAGCTGCGCTCGCCGCTGCAGTGCATCGCCGGGTTCGCGGAGCTCCTCGCGCGCGAGCCCCTCGACGGCGAGCGACGACGATGGCTCGAGCTGGTCTCGGTGCAGAGCGACACGCTGCTCCGCCTCGTCGAAGATCTCCTCGAGCACGCATCACCCGGGGGCCCTCCCGTGCTGCGGCGCATGAGCTTCGACCTCGCGGCGCTCGTCGAGCACGAGGTCGACGCGATGCGACCGCGCGTGCACGACGGCGTGGTGCTCGGCGCGGCGATCGACGAGCGCGCGCGCGGCACGTTCGAAGGCGATCCCGATCAGCTCCGTCGCGTCCTCGCGAACCTGCTCTCGAACGCGACGCGCTTCACGAAGCGCGGGCGCATCGACGTGCGGCTCGCGGTCGACGAGGACGAGCTCGTGCTCGAGGTGCGCGACACCGGCGTCGGCATGAGCGACGCGCTGCTCGAGCACGCGCGGGAGCCGTTCGTCCAGGGCGCGCCGGGCGCTTCGTCGCGCAGTGGCGTCGGGCTGGGCCTCGCGATCGTCGATCGGCTGCTCGACGCGATGGGCGGCACGCTCGCGCTCGAGAGCCACGAGGGCCAGGGCACGCGCGCCGTCGTGCGCTTCCGACTGTCGCGCACGAGCGCCGCGGCGCAGCCGGGCACACCCGCGGTGGAGCACGACCCGCGCGTCGCCGACGTGCGCGTGCTCGTCGTCGACGACTCCGATCCCGCGCGCGAGCTGCTCGGCGCGATGTTCCGCACGCTCGGCGTGCACGTGGACACCGTCGAGGACGGCCGCAGCGCGCTCGAGCGCGCGCGCAGCGAGCGCTACGACCTCGTCGTCATCGACTACCACATGCCCGAGCTCGACGGCCTCGAGACCGCGCGCCTCGTGCGCGCCGAGACACACCTCGCGTCGACGCGCCCGGTGCTCGCGCTGCTCACCGCGAACGTGCTCGCGGAGCCGCGCCACGATCCGGTCGGCGCGGGGCTCGACGTCGTGCTCGTGAAGCCGCTCCGCCTCGATCACGCGCGCGGCCTGGTACGGCTCGCGATCGACGGAGCGGATCGCGCGCGCACCGTGGTCGCGCCTCCGCGGCGCGCGGGCATCGACGAGATCGATCGCGAGGTGGTGCACGATCTCGCGTCGGTGCGCGGCGCCGATGGCACCACGCTCCTCGTGCGCACCGTCGCGCGTGTCCGCGCCCACGCCGCCGACGCGATCGCGAAGATGCGCGCGTCCGAGCCGCGCGCTGGAGACGCTCACGCGCTCAAGGGCCTCGTCGCGAGCATCGGCGCGAGACGTGCCGCGGAGCGCGCCGGCGCGCTCGAGACCGCGCTGCGCGAAGGCCTCGCGCGCGAGGTGATCGAGGCGCGCATCGACGCGCTCGAGCGCGATCTCGATCGCGCGCTCACCACGCTCGACGCGATGTGA